One segment of Nostoc piscinale CENA21 DNA contains the following:
- a CDS encoding DUF2157 domain-containing protein, which yields MKIYREDLDWAVSQGLITAEQADALWNALSMRNSERPQFNFVNVSYYFGALIVISAMTWFMTLAWESFGGGGIFLLASIYALCFVLAGSNLWWRQQMKIPGGLLFTIAVSLTPLAIYGLQRATGFWLQDNPGTYQDFYTWIKGSWFLMELGTIIAGLIAIKFVRFPFLIAPIAFSLYFMSMDITPLLFGEKNYNWQLRLSVSVWFGIACIVIAYLVDIRTRRRDGDYAFWLYLFGLLAFWWGLTLMGDSNELQKFIYCLINLGLILLSVLLKRKVFIVFGGMGVFGYLGHLAYSIFKNAILFPFALTIVGIFIIYLGTVYQRNSRKIEVFLESLLPDNVRRYLPRE from the coding sequence ATGAAAATTTATCGGGAAGATTTAGATTGGGCGGTTTCCCAAGGCTTAATTACGGCAGAACAAGCTGATGCGTTGTGGAATGCACTTTCTATGCGTAATAGTGAGCGCCCACAATTTAATTTTGTCAATGTTAGTTATTACTTTGGGGCATTAATTGTTATCTCAGCTATGACATGGTTCATGACATTAGCATGGGAATCATTTGGTGGCGGTGGGATTTTTTTGTTAGCCAGCATTTATGCCTTATGCTTTGTACTTGCAGGAAGCAATCTTTGGTGGCGACAACAGATGAAAATTCCTGGAGGTTTGCTATTTACCATTGCAGTTTCCTTGACTCCTTTGGCAATTTATGGACTGCAACGTGCAACAGGATTTTGGCTTCAAGACAACCCCGGTACATATCAAGATTTTTATACTTGGATTAAAGGCAGTTGGTTTTTGATGGAGTTAGGAACTATCATCGCAGGTTTAATTGCCATCAAGTTTGTGCGTTTTCCTTTTTTAATCGCTCCCATAGCCTTTTCTCTGTATTTTATGTCTATGGATATCACACCATTATTATTTGGGGAAAAAAACTACAATTGGCAGCTAAGGCTATCTGTTTCTGTATGGTTTGGTATTGCTTGTATTGTGATTGCTTATCTAGTAGATATCCGCACTCGTAGACGCGATGGAGATTATGCTTTTTGGCTATATTTGTTTGGGTTACTTGCCTTTTGGTGGGGTTTAACTTTAATGGGCGACAGTAATGAATTGCAAAAATTCATCTATTGTTTGATTAATTTAGGTTTAATATTGTTGTCGGTATTGTTAAAACGAAAAGTATTTATTGTGTTTGGGGGGATGGGTGTTTTTGGTTATTTAGGACACCTGGCTTACAGCATCTTTAAAAATGCTATATTATTTCCCTTTGCGCTCACAATTGTAGGAATATTTATCATCTATTTAGGAACTGTATATCAACGCAATAGTAGGAAGATTGAAGTCTTTCTAGAAAGTTTATTACCAGATAATGTGAGACGCTATTTACCCAGAGAGTAA
- a CDS encoding GNAT family N-acetyltransferase, translating into MDDSIRLLTPEDEPFLWQMLCEAAHIQQEGKTIQDAMNNPDLARYVQGWGRKDDLGFVAINTTIHQPVGAAWIRLLTGENRGYGYIDDFTPELAIATLPEYRNQGIGTKLLTHLLTAARTSYPAISLSIRSTNPALQLYQRFGWQVLPHSETVNRVGGISFKMKLDFHPKLQSQIVTRGIGV; encoded by the coding sequence ATGGATGATTCGATTCGTCTCCTCACACCCGAAGATGAACCTTTTTTATGGCAAATGCTGTGCGAAGCGGCGCACATACAACAAGAAGGTAAAACTATTCAGGATGCAATGAATAATCCTGATTTGGCTAGATATGTTCAAGGTTGGGGACGCAAAGATGATTTGGGCTTTGTTGCTATCAATACCACCATTCATCAACCTGTGGGAGCAGCGTGGATTAGGTTATTAACAGGTGAAAATCGAGGATATGGCTATATTGATGATTTTACACCGGAACTGGCGATCGCAACTCTCCCTGAATATCGCAATCAAGGTATAGGTACAAAATTACTCACTCATTTACTCACAGCCGCCAGAACATCTTACCCAGCCATATCACTCAGTATTAGAAGCACAAATCCGGCTTTGCAGCTATATCAAAGATTCGGTTGGCAAGTTCTCCCTCATAGTGAAACTGTGAACCGCGTTGGAGGTATTTCTTTCAAGATGAAACTAGATTTTCATCCCAAGTTGCAGTCACAAATAGTAACCAGGGGTATAGGGGTGTAA
- a CDS encoding heme oxygenase (biliverdin-producing): protein MSSNLASKLRVGTKKAHTMAENVGFVKCFLKGVVEKSSYRKLVANFYFVYSAMEEEMEKHRQHPIVSKINFAQLHRKRTLEQDLSFYYGANWREQIKLSPAGEAYVQRIREISATEPELLIAHSYTRYLGDLSGGQILKNIAVTAMNLNDGQGTAFYEFAEIPDEKGFKAKYRQTLDELPIDDATGDRIVDEANAAFGMNMKMFQELEGNLIKAIGMMLYNSLTRRKTRGSTELATAE, encoded by the coding sequence ATGAGCAGCAATTTAGCCAGCAAGTTACGTGTCGGCACCAAAAAAGCCCATACGATGGCAGAAAATGTGGGTTTTGTCAAGTGCTTTTTAAAAGGAGTGGTAGAAAAAAGTTCCTACCGGAAATTAGTGGCTAACTTTTACTTCGTCTACTCGGCAATGGAAGAGGAGATGGAAAAGCATCGCCAACACCCCATCGTTTCTAAAATTAATTTTGCCCAACTACACCGCAAGCGGACTTTAGAGCAAGACTTAAGCTTTTATTACGGTGCTAACTGGCGTGAACAAATCAAACTATCGCCAGCCGGTGAAGCTTATGTGCAACGCATCCGCGAAATTTCTGCGACAGAACCAGAATTATTAATTGCTCATTCTTACACCCGTTACTTGGGTGATTTATCTGGGGGACAAATTCTCAAGAACATTGCCGTGACCGCAATGAACTTGAATGATGGACAAGGAACCGCCTTTTATGAGTTTGCGGAAATTCCTGATGAGAAGGGATTTAAAGCAAAGTATCGTCAAACATTAGACGAACTACCCATTGATGATGCCACAGGCGATCGCATCGTGGATGAAGCCAATGCAGCCTTCGGAATGAACATGAAGATGTTCCAAGAATTAGAAGGCAACTTAATCAAAGCGATCGGCATGATGTTGTACAACAGCCTCACCCGTCGCAAGACACGCGGCAGCACTGAACTAGCTACGGCTGAGTAA
- the glmM gene encoding phosphoglucosamine mutase, whose translation MVSSITRTQGNIRGLAVAESNHGETALNENLAFSLISLPATPLFGTDGIRGKVGELLNAPLALQIGFWTGVVLRNHAGETRPVILGQDSRNSSDMLAMALSAGLTAAGIEVWYLGLCPTPCVSYLTSMSEAIGGVMISASHNPPEDNGIKVFGADGGKLPQALQAEIEAGLRGKLPVTGGMNCGRHYSRQQLVSDYSQALKQPLQRDGSLQGMKIVLDLAWGAAVGLAPQVFMEMGAEVICLHNAADGDRINVDCGSTHLDILQAAVQEHHADIGFAFDGDADRVLAVDNTGRQVNGDYILYLWGRHLQQQQQLPDNLIVSTVMANLGFERAWQQQGGKLIRTAVGDQYVQAEMLRTGGMLGGEQSGHILCRHYGLTGDGLLTALHIANLVKQTGVSLGELVDQSFQTYPQLLKNVRVVDRDRRLSWQECQAVQDAIALAEAAMGDSGRILVRASGTEPVIRVMVEAADAELAQHWTNELVAKVQQHLA comes from the coding sequence ATGGTGTCATCAATAACTCGAACTCAAGGCAACATCCGAGGTCTTGCTGTCGCAGAATCTAATCATGGAGAAACAGCACTGAACGAGAACTTGGCGTTTAGTTTGATATCATTACCCGCGACTCCTCTGTTTGGGACAGATGGGATTCGGGGCAAGGTAGGAGAATTACTGAATGCACCTTTGGCTTTACAAATAGGTTTTTGGACGGGTGTAGTTTTACGGAATCATGCAGGTGAAACAAGACCAGTAATTCTGGGACAAGATTCGCGTAACTCTAGCGATATGTTGGCAATGGCTTTGAGTGCGGGGTTAACAGCTGCTGGTATCGAAGTTTGGTATTTGGGCTTATGTCCTACTCCTTGCGTCTCCTATCTTACCAGCATGAGTGAAGCGATCGGCGGCGTGATGATTTCTGCCAGTCACAATCCACCGGAAGACAATGGAATTAAAGTTTTTGGTGCCGATGGTGGCAAGTTACCCCAAGCATTACAAGCCGAAATTGAAGCCGGATTGCGTGGTAAGTTACCAGTTACAGGTGGGATGAATTGCGGCAGACATTATTCTCGGCAGCAGTTAGTGAGTGATTACAGCCAAGCTTTAAAACAACCATTACAGCGTGATGGAAGTCTGCAAGGAATGAAGATTGTTTTAGATTTGGCTTGGGGTGCAGCCGTTGGGTTAGCACCACAAGTATTTATGGAAATGGGTGCAGAAGTTATCTGCTTACATAATGCCGCAGATGGCGATCGCATCAACGTTGATTGTGGTTCTACTCACCTGGATATTTTGCAAGCCGCCGTTCAAGAACATCATGCTGATATCGGCTTTGCCTTTGATGGTGATGCCGATCGCGTGTTAGCTGTAGATAATACAGGCAGACAAGTTAATGGCGACTATATCCTTTATTTGTGGGGTCGTCACTTGCAACAACAGCAACAACTCCCCGATAACCTGATAGTTTCTACCGTTATGGCGAACTTAGGGTTTGAACGTGCTTGGCAACAACAAGGTGGTAAATTGATTCGTACCGCCGTTGGTGATCAATATGTGCAAGCCGAAATGTTGCGGACTGGGGGAATGCTAGGCGGCGAACAATCTGGTCATATTTTGTGTAGACATTATGGCTTGACTGGCGATGGTTTATTAACCGCCTTGCATATAGCCAACTTAGTCAAACAAACTGGTGTTTCCTTGGGTGAATTAGTAGACCAAAGCTTTCAGACTTATCCCCAATTATTAAAGAATGTCAGAGTTGTAGATCGCGATCGCCGTTTGAGTTGGCAAGAATGTCAAGCTGTTCAAGATGCGATCGCACTAGCCGAAGCTGCAATGGGTGATAGTGGTAGAATCTTAGTCCGCGCCTCTGGTACAGAACCAGTCATCAGAGTCATGGTGGAAGCTGCTGATGCTGAACTTGCCCAACATTGGACAAATGAATTAGTCGCCAAAGTTCAACAGCACTTGGCGTAA
- a CDS encoding type II toxin-antitoxin system VapC family toxin, with protein sequence MRYLLDTNICIYLIKQKPQKVLDKFQTLSISDAGVSSITVAELEYGVAKSQQQEKNRNALLQFLLPLEIVDFNY encoded by the coding sequence ATGCGATACTTGCTTGATACCAATATTTGCATTTACCTCATCAAGCAAAAACCTCAGAAAGTGCTAGATAAGTTTCAAACACTGAGCATTTCTGATGCAGGTGTCTCCTCTATTACTGTTGCGGAACTTGAATATGGAGTAGCCAAAAGCCAACAACAAGAGAAAAATCGTAACGCTTTACTACAATTTTTACTACCTCTTGAAATTGTTGATTTCAATTATTAG
- a CDS encoding antitoxin — MNTAKLSTDGTHQVVILPEDFQLTGTEVYIKKMGNAIVLIAKDNPWQSLIESLDNFSDDFMTTRDQPQIDIRESL, encoded by the coding sequence ATGAACACTGCCAAACTCAGCACTGATGGCACTCACCAAGTTGTGATTTTGCCGGAAGATTTTCAACTTACTGGCACAGAAGTTTATATTAAAAAAATGGGTAACGCTATTGTTCTCATTGCCAAAGATAACCCCTGGCAATCTCTCATCGAGAGTTTAGACAACTTCTCTGATGATTTCATGACTACTAGAGATCAACCACAAATTGACATCAGAGAGAGTTTGTAA
- a CDS encoding BrnT family toxin, which yields MALEFEWDENKATANYQKHGISFDEAKTVFNDPFSLTIADPQHSLDEDRYIDIGLSAKGRILVIVYTERKSKIRIISCRQATAREQSTYEQQ from the coding sequence GTGGCACTAGAGTTTGAATGGGATGAAAACAAAGCCACAGCAAACTATCAAAAGCATGGAATAAGTTTTGATGAAGCGAAGACAGTATTCAACGATCCCTTTTCACTCACTATTGCCGATCCACAACATTCTCTTGACGAAGATAGGTATATTGATATTGGATTATCAGCTAAGGGAAGAATTTTAGTAATAGTTTACACAGAGCGGAAATCTAAAATTCGGATTATCAGTTGTCGTCAAGCCACAGCTAGAGAACAAAGCACCTATGAACAACAATAA